The stretch of DNA ATAGTTCGTTTGATAAACTCAAGCATGTAATGAGTATTACTAGTGCTCAGAAACTTACTTGTGAGACATGTATATTGTCTAAATTTCACAATCAGCCTTTCCAAAGAAGTGATTCACATGCTGCCAGTTTATTTGAGTTAGTACATTTGGATCTTTGGGGTCCATATAGAACTGCAAGCAGAACAGGGGCAAAGTATTTCCTGACCATATTAGATGACCATTCAAGGGTCACTTGGATATATTTGTTTCAAAATAAGTTTCAAGTACCAGACTTGTTGAAgaatttcattttatttgttgATACTCAATTTGCTTGCAAGATTAAGAAATTCAGAAGTGACAATGGTACAGAATTCTTCCAAGATTTTTGTCTTCAATTGTTCCAACAACATGGCATTGTGCATCAAAGAAGTATTGTGGGTAGGCCACAGCAAAATGGTCGAGTGGAAAGAAAGCACAGGCATTTGATAGAAACAGCCAGGGCTTTAAGGATTCATGCACACTTACCAATCAAGTTTTGGGGAGATAGTGTTCTTACAGCAACATATCTTATTAATAAGATGCCAACAGAAATTCTGGGATGGAAGACACCCTTTGAAGTTTTATTTAGAAAGAAGCCAACATATGATGAACTAAGGGTTTTTGGGTGTCAATGTTATGCTCCTATTGCTAGAACTAATACTGGTAAAGATAAGTTTGCAGATAAAGCAAGAAAGTGTATATTCATTGGATATCCCTATGGACAGAAGGGATATACATTATATGATATGAAGAATCACACTACTTTTACAGCAAGGGATGTTGTTTTTCAGGAAGACATTTTCCCCTATCAACAACAATTAGGGGATTCAATAAAATATGATGAAATGGTGGATTTATTCCATGACACAACTGAAGTTTTTCCTACAACAGAACCTAATCCTGCAGTAGATAATGGATCCAGGTCAAGTAATATACCAGGAAACAATAATGGTTCAGTTTCTGGCAATTCAACTAATAATCAGGGGACACAAAGTCCTACTTCAGGCCTGATTCCTACTACTGCAGAGAATAACACAGTTCAAGAACAAACTGTAAATATTCCTCAGATACAGCAACCCAGTATCAGACAATCTACAAGACCCAGGCAATTATCCAGTAGACTAGCTGGTTATCAGGTATCTCATAAGCTACCAAATCAACACAAAGACAGTCGGACACGATTCAATGCGGTTTGTCTTTCAAATTGTTTTCTCGAATCAAGGTTGATTTTTCAGCAGAGTATGTCCAATCTCTTGCCAATGTCATTAGTGAAATAGAACCTGTTTCCTTTTCTCAAGCAAATCAGGATGCAAGGTGGGTAGATGCAATGAGTAAAGAATTGACAGCACTTGATGTAAATGAAACTTGGGAGTTAACCACTTTACCTGTTGGTCACAAGCCTATAGGGTCAAGATGGGTGTACAAGATTAAGCATAAAGCAGATGGCACTGTAGAAAGATTCAAGGCCAGATTGGTAGCTAAAGGGTATAACCAAGTGAAGTCCAAAGATTATACTCATACCTTTTCTCCAGTTGCTAAATTTGCAACAGTAAGGGTATTATTAGCTTTGGCTGCTTCAAAGAATTGGCCAATTTACCAGATGGACATAAATAATGCCTTTTTACATGGGTTCATTGATGAGGAAGTCTATATGACTCCACCAGAGGGTTATACACGAGCTAAACCTGGACAAGTGTGCAAATTAAAACGTTCTTTGTATGGTTTGAAGCAAGCCTCAAGACAATGGAACATAGAACTCACAAAATTCTTGCAGAAACATAACTTTATTCAGTCTAAGCAAGACTATTCTTTATTTACAAGACAAGATAAGATTACAAAGAAGTTTACAGTTGCCCTTGTGTATGTAGATGATGTGCTGCTTACAGGTGAATCTATACATGAGATTGAGCAATTAAAAGGAGCATTACATGAAGCTTTTACCATTAAAGATCTAGGGCAAGTAAGGTACTTTCTAGGACTAGAAGTTGCTAGAAATGCTACTGGAATCCTGGTAAACCAAAGGAAATTCATCCTTGACATCTTAAAAGATATGCATATGGAAGAATGCACATCAGCAGAATTTCCATTGCCTAAAGGACTGAAACTCTCTACTGATTCAGGGGAGGTCCTTGATAATCCTGAACCATATAGAAGACTGATTGGCAGGTTACTTTATCTGAGCATGACAAGGCCGGACATTTCATATTCAACACAACATCTAAGCCAATTCCTTCAGCAGCCACGAGTACCTCATTTGCAGGCAGCAACCCATGTTGTAAGATACTTGAAGAACACAGTAAACACTGGTCTTTTCTATCCAGCAGAGAGTTCATTGACAGTTACTGCCTACAGTGACTCAGACTGGGCCAAGTGTGTTTTCTCAGGAAGGTCATTGAGTGGATACTGCATTTTCCTTGGGGATTCATTGGTCTCCTGgaaaaccaaaaaacaaaaaacggtTAGCAAAAGCTCAGCAGAGGCTGAATACAGGAGTATGTCATTCACCACCTCAGAAATGGTCTGGATTAACAATTTGCTGGCAGATTTGAGAGTTGATGTGCCTAAACCTATTACCTTATTTTGTGACAACCAAGCAGCTGAGCACATAGCACATAATCCCGTCTTTCATGAAAGAACTAAACATTTGGAAGTGGATTGTCACTATGTTAGAGAAAAGTTGCAAGAAGGTTTCCTGAGCACCCAACACATTAGAACTGATCTGCAGCTAGCTGACCTAATGACTAAAGCTTTAGGGACGCAGCAACACAACTTCCTTACAGCCAAGCTTGGCCTCAGACACAATAAGATGAGTCCAGCTTGAGGGGGGAGTGTGACAATATAAGGAAGTCCAGTATATAGATTCTGTTAGTTAGTGGTATTATGACTAACTATAAATAGAAGCATTGTAACTAACTCTATGTACTTTTGATATTCACAATTATCTCTCTATAACTAATTACTTCTCTCTCTATAACAAACTATTCTTCTACTCTAAGCTTTTCCATACATCAACAATGGAGGTCTATATTCTTCACACTTGTGCTCTCCCTTGATCACAAGAACACGGTCTTCGACCGATATTTTGATGTCTTCCTTGTCTAGACCTGGCATGTCGAATCTCATTTTGATTTCGTTCTCGTCCTCTTTGACGTCCCATGGGGCTCGTACCTCGTTTGTGCCACCTGGCATTGTCATTGCGTCTTCGAAGAGACGGTCCATTGTGTCTAGCATTTGTCTCATTGTTCTCATTGGTGATAGTGAGTCGATTAGCCCTGCATTTTTCAATCGAGTTAGCAACTTTTCTTCTGTTCGGATTGATTGTTTGTGATTCTCTTCGcttatgaatagtgccaaaaTTAGTTTAGACCCCATGCAATACATGCACGGTAAATAGTGTTTTTTATATTTATAAAATCTTATATAAAATAGTTAGCTCATAATTGTTCACATATGTTTTGTTTTGAGAAAAAAAAGTTGGAACTGGAAATTAAtcaagaaaattgagtaataagccgaaatatattttaataaaaatatttttatgCAACAAAGCTtatgatttcaatttataaatttttctcaaattttttttCGGGAACCTAATAACAACAATTTACAATTTTGTTTTTTATACGGGATATGGGTCAAGTCGTTATCTAATAATCCCGTCAATAAAAGATTtagtaattaaataattaatatttttgtatcaattttattttattttgattaatatactgtAGTTTAGAATTtagtaaaaataatataatttgattaaaaggttaattttagtaaaatgataataattaaatgaaataaattgtaatcattagttttcttattttgtaaatGCACTTAATTATCATTAGTTTCTTTATTTGAAAAATGTACATTTTGATGGGAACActtttaaaatcacctatttATTTAATAGATAGAGAATGACGAAGTGTGTAAAAGGGGTAAAGGAAGCCACAAGGATACTATGTTGTTGCTGACGAGATTTGAATCCAGTCATAACTACCAACTCTCTTGACGGACTAAACCAGTTAAGCTAGTTGACATGTACATGTCAGGAGTCTTTTATTCAAGATTATCGAAATGATCTGATTAAAAAAAAATACTCTGTATAAATTTGTTCAGAAATTTGATGGTACTTACCAAAAGGAGAAACATCGAGAGCGGTCATACGAGGACGACGCTGTTGGACAACAGCGCCTTGATTTTGATTAGGATTCGATTTCTGAACCTGAACATCCAAGCGATGTCCACCATCTTCACCCGGTTGCTGTTGTGCACGCACAACAGCAACACGAGCTGGACAATGCTTCTttgtcgggtatcctaaaaacgaCACAGAACACGGGCCTAAGCCAACACTCTTAGTCCTCGACGATACTGGAATAACACTCTTGCTTGCAACCAAAGGTGAAGTTGCGCACGTTAATGCTTTACTTGCCATTTCTATTTTTAACAAAATTAAGTAAACCGCAAACCGTCTTACAAAAGTATTTGCTTATTTAAAGTCGTTTGTTTTTGACGAGAAAAGTTGATATTGGTACGTTGTTTATATAATAAGATACTTAAACTGCGAAGTTGGTTTTCGATAAGGTTCGAGTGTTTATGTGAAGTTTCTCGACATAAACCTCGTCATTTGGCTTTTTTAGGACATGTTACGGTGTCGTTTTGTGCAATCCAGGTCTCTCTTTTTTATTCCGGAAGCCTCTTCACAGCAGTTCATTATTGGGCTATATAAAGTTATATGGGCGATCCAATCAAGATAGGATTGAAGTTTGAATAGTCCAACTTGATATGGGCCTTAATATGATGGGGTCTAGAGATGATTTGAGTTTACTCTATGACCATccttttttcttatttcttttttcttgGTCTTTATAAAATGGGTTGGTCTTAAAAAACCGTTTAATTGAATAATTTGTATTATTACATACACAAATTATTCTATAAGACCAATATTCAGATAAGACTAACTGAATAACAAAAGGCCCAACAAAATTTACTTAATAAAAAGATGAAATAatacttttattttaataatCTAATATTTTAAATTAATAACTTACATATCTAAAtatgtttatttttattataaagtataaaagttatcaaaataaaatcaaaaaccttAATATATCAACTAATGTAGATCCCGCGCATCCATGCGCGGTATTTCTATATCATTTAGTTTataatgtattatttatagatataaaattgacacattattaattttttatattttaataataaaaaaattgaaatggaaaaccaATTAAAAGAATTGAGTAAACTCataaaatgtgtattttaattaaattttttaCTACAAAAAAAAGgattcaatttataaattttctcaaataatttttaaaaaaaatttagtCACGAAATCAATAATACAGTTCATATATTTTTTATTTGAATTAAGTACGTGTTAATTTTTTATACGAAACTAATACTATTAATTAATAGGTTTTTCATATATgaatttttatatttatatatatttttttatattttaattaaaagattataatttaGTTAAAAAAAGATTATAATGATTAAAAGATTTTATAGTAATTAAAACATAATAATTCAATAAAATATAAAGTCTTGTTTCCTTATTTAAGTAGATTCTTTTTTAAGGGAAAACaattgagaatttttattctcttagtagtaaagGGAGATATTTTTGGTTGGGCCTTTCTCCTATTAGGTCAGTCTTATGCTATAAAACAGTCCTATAGAAGAGTTGTTGTATTATACGTATTTCTCGGGCTTCTAATCTAATTTACCTATCCATTCGGCCAAAAAAAAAGGTGAATCTTCTTTAGGTTTCAGATATCAAACTTGATAACACCTCATTAATTAATTACGTAtagaaaactaaaaaaaaaaaaaagttaaataacaTCATACGATGAAATTTAAAATAATATACAAAACTTACTATATATAAGGGGATGATTATTCTAAACATCGTCTTGCATTCTGTCCATACTCATAAGTTGTTTACGCGCAATTAAaagatgaattattattattactatttcatCATGGTTGTAATTTTAACGTATGCAACAGTCTCTTCATGTTATGCAGGTTGTTTTCGAGGgtgttttgcaaaaaaaaaaaaaaatatattgtaAAATTTAAAAATGGCCTACCAAATGATCAACTCAAAATTCATTGTAAGACGTACTATGGGAGGGATTACGGAGAACGGGTAATTCCGAGTAATGATATATACTTGATCTCATTGGCTCTTCACAAGACGTCGGtcacttgtcaatttacttgtcaatttacttgttCTCAAAGGACGTTTGGATAAAATCCTAGTCTTTACAGATAATCAATATTTTAGAGATGTATGTCTTTTGTGGTGCAAATGTATGTTCCTATGAAGCAAAAACAGATGGAATGCATTTCACAAATGCAATTACCGGGGAAAACGGTAGTACAGCTTGGAAGTAATTAGAGAGATTTGAGCGCAAAATAATGTTATACTCAAATGCAATGGAGTAATATATAACAATATATAATAAATGGGTTGTTGATCCATTGttaattctattttttttctaaatACTTTGTCAATTTAGTTTAATATGTGAACTGTATGGATGGAGGGTACTACATACTCCATATAAATTTATGAATTATGATATACTCCGTAATTTGGATACTCTAAATAATATTCTATTTCTTTAAAGGTTGTTGCTAATTGCTACCTCGTGCGAATAAGTAGTACACTTTAACACTTACTTTTCTTTAAACATAAAAACTTTAGAGAGACAGTCTCTTAACAACGTTATTGAGAGACTTCTCACATGATGAGAAGAGAGAGtaatttaatttctatttttcatattatgtCTCTCACTAATTTAGTGAGAGACAATCTCTTAAAAGATCTACTGAAATTAATAGTAGCAGTTGTCTTCCTGGCTTACAAAACAATGGACAATAATCTACCCTCTTTACTTTTTAGTCTGAACTGTCGAATTTTCTTATTAATCTTATTTCATTAGTAATTCGCCGACTCAAAATTATCGTCCCCATAACAACAAATCCCGCATCATTGATTCAAAGATACTCATAGTAAAATTAGAATTGAAAAAACCTGATTTCAtcagaaaaagaaaaacaaagcaaTAAATTGAAGGTGTACCCACAAGGGAAAGTGGTCTGTCCTAATGAAGTATCACGCTCTTTAAACTTACAACATAGgacaattttataaaatttcaGGTGACCAAAAATACTTGGGAACTCTTGTCTTTAAAACTTAAATAATTGTCCTTTTGTTTCTTCTCAGTTATTTTACTCACAAtcacaaacaaaacaacaagtaCTCTTAAAATACTAACAGTAAATGCATGATTTATTTCATGCACCACGTGAAATCATGAGAAATTTTCAGACGTACttttattaaagtaattttaaagttatttatttttgatttttattcaGCCTTTGTGGTCTCGAGGTTACCTTTTACTCTAGTTTTTTTACCATTAACAAGATAAAGACAGCTTCAATTcttctcttttttattttttattttatttttattattattgtatgaGGGTTTTAATTGCAATAAGTGGAATTAGATCATCATTATGCATGCATGTCTATACTAGTAGAGGTATGGCAAATTCTACAACGGTCTACAAAAGCCCTACATCTCTTATCATAATGTTTACATGATTCATCTATCAAAATATTAAAGAATTTGATCGTGGTTATAGAGTATGATGAATACATGCATCTTAGGAAAATAATAAATAGTTCTAGTTTAAGGTATACGAGTATAAGAT from Silene latifolia isolate original U9 population chromosome 10, ASM4854445v1, whole genome shotgun sequence encodes:
- the LOC141609362 gene encoding small heat shock protein, chloroplastic, whose translation is MASKALTCATSPLVASKSVIPVSSRTKSVGLGPCSVSFLGYPTKKHCPARVAVVRAQQQPGEDGGHRLDVQVQKSNPNQNQGAVVQQRRPRMTALDVSPFGLIDSLSPMRTMRQMLDTMDRLFEDAMTMPGGTNEVRAPWDVKEDENEIKMRFDMPGLDKEDIKISVEDRVLVIKGEHKNEETGENESWGRRSFSSYNTKLQLPENCEMDKIKAELKNGVLYISVPKVKVERKVVDVQIQ